In one Rutidosis leptorrhynchoides isolate AG116_Rl617_1_P2 chromosome 8, CSIRO_AGI_Rlap_v1, whole genome shotgun sequence genomic region, the following are encoded:
- the LOC139861212 gene encoding protein kinase G11A-like yields the protein MEPPWIDDISDDLLSISFNSTTTATDINHSTSSSSETTWTTPTNSSRHNLPLPKTPSGDPCWTAIRNAGSEPGSNLSLSYLRFIHRLGAGDIGSVYLAEIKRSSSPAAAAASPAVFAAKVMDKRELAGRNKEGRARTEKEILEMLDHPFLPTLYASLESQKWSCLLTEFCPGGDLHVLRQRQPFKRFPEAAVRFYASEVVVAIEYLHMLDIVYRDLKPENVLVRSDGHIMLTDFDLSLKCDVTAATPAQVFSDHNRPNPPPDGHTFEPPKVTSSSCILPNCKIPSVSCFNPIRRRKKKPGNHSGPQFVAEPVDVRSNSFVGTHEYLAPEIVSGEGHGSAVDWWTLGIFMFELFYGVTPFRGIDNELTLANVVARALEFPKEPVIPAAAKDLISQLLVKDPVRRLGSTMGSSAIKQHSFFQGVNWALLRCMKPPFVPPPFNNREVVSDDSCSDTPVEYY from the exons ATGGAACCACCGTGGATTGACGACATCTCCGATGACCTTCTAAGCATCAGTTTCAACTCAACCACCACCGCAACAGACATCAACCACAGCACCAGCTCCAGCTCCGAAACCACCTGGACCACCCCTACCAATTCTTCCCGCCACAATCTCCCTCTCCCTAAAACACCCTCCGGCGACCCATGCTGGACCGCAATCCGAAACGCAGGATCCGAACCCGGTTCTAATTTATCCCTCTCCTACCTCCGCTTCATCCACCGTCTCGGCGCCGGCGACATCGGCTCCGTTTATTTAGCCGAAATCAAACGAAGTTCTTCTCCGGCAGCGGCGGCGGCGTCTCCGGCGGTTTTTGCGGCGAAGGTGATGGATAAACGAGAGCTCGCCGGACGTAATAAAGAAGGTAGAGCAAGAACAGAGAAGGAAATATTAGAAATGTTAGATCATCCATTTTTGCCGACGTTATATGCGTCGTTAGAGTCACAGAAATGGTCGTGTTTATTGACGGAATTTTGTCCCGGCGGTGACCTTCACGTTCTCCGTCAACGTCAACCATTTAAACGTTTCCCTGAAGCCGCCGTTAG GTTTTACGCATCAGAGGTGGTGGTAGCTATAGAGTATCTTCACATGCTAGACATTGTTTACCGTGATCTCAAACCGGAAAATGTTTTAGTCCGATCCGACGGTCACATTATGTTAACCGATTTCGATCTCTCTTTAAAGTGTGACGTCACTGCTGCCACGCCAGCACAAGTCTTCTCCGATCACAACCGTCCAAATCCGCCACCAGACGGTCACACATTCGAACCCCCCAAAGTTACATCATCTTCATGCATTCTACCAAACTGTAAAATCCCTTCGGTCTCGTGTTTTAACCCAATTCGTAGACGGAAAAAGAAGCCCGGGAACCACTCGGGCCCACAGTTTGTAGCGGAGCCCGTTGATGTTCGTTCGAATTCGTTTGTGGGGACCCACGAGTATTTAGCACCCGAGATTGTTTCGGGTGAGGGTCATGGTAGTGCGGTTGATTGGTGGACGTTAGggatttttatgtttgaattgttTTATGGCGTTACGCCTTTTAGAGGGATAGATAATGAGTTAACGTTAGCTAATGTAGTTGCTCGAGCTCTTGAGTTTCCAAAAGAGCCTGTGATACCGGCTGCAGCTAAGGATTTGATATCGCAATTGTTGGTGAAAGATCCTGTTAGACGGTTAGGATCAACAATGGGGTCATCGGCGATTAAACAACATTCGTTTTTTCAGGGTGTGAATTGGGCATTGTTGAGATGTATGAAACCGCCGTTTGTACCACCACCATTTAACAACCGTGAAGTTGTGTCGGATGATAGTTGTTCCGACACACCAGTGGAATACTACTAG